Proteins encoded in a region of the Cyanobacteriota bacterium genome:
- a CDS encoding nucleotidyl transferase AbiEii/AbiGii toxin family protein — MTLEELKDFHLVGGTALSLQLGHRISVDLDFFGNSKFNFADFASRAKYHFETVEEKRKDPPIYQIFINNIKIDIVEYPYDPIEALKEIDGIRLASPKDIAAMKITAIGTRSSKKDFYDLYFLFEEYQLSEILNFCAIKFPDKDMYHYIRSLVYFADVENNDLENVQLIKEVSWDQVKKRIEAEVRKLNI; from the coding sequence ATGACTCTAGAAGAACTCAAGGACTTTCACTTAGTGGGCGGTACTGCTTTGTCACTACAGCTTGGTCATAGGATATCAGTAGATTTAGATTTTTTTGGTAACAGTAAATTCAACTTTGCTGATTTTGCTTCTCGAGCAAAATATCATTTCGAAACAGTAGAAGAAAAACGCAAAGACCCACCAATATATCAAATATTTATCAATAATATCAAAATCGACATTGTCGAATATCCTTATGATCCAATTGAAGCTCTTAAAGAAATCGATGGTATCAGACTTGCTTCTCCAAAAGACATTGCTGCAATGAAGATTACTGCAATCGGCACCAGAAGTAGCAAGAAGGATTTTTATGATTTATATTTTCTTTTTGAGGAATATCAACTTAGTGAGATTCTCAATTTTTGTGCAATCAAATTCCCTGACAAGGATATGTACCACTACATCAGAAGCCTAGTCTATTTTGCTGATGTAGAAAACAATGACCTGGAGAATGTTCAACTCATCAAAGAAGTAAGCTGGGACCAAGTCAAGAAGCGCATTGAAGCGGAAGTACGGAAACTCAATATTTAA
- the rsmH gene encoding 16S rRNA (cytosine(1402)-N(4))-methyltransferase RsmH gives MITHIPVLASEIIEALAIEPGKIYVDGTTGGAGHSRMILAAKPKHLYSFDQDKEVVDRVEAERRRINCNEALPRRNESEDRWSLIHSNFKNIWSYCKTNKIKINGGILLDLGLSSIQLDDPHRGFSFKYNSDLDMRMDQGLEFSAKDIVNQYNEKDLADIIFRYGEERKSRQIAAAIIKYRPFDTSEKLAELIKIIYARGSNGKTFRIHPATKTFQALRIEVNKELEVLEEFLELDFDVLQPGAVLAIISFHSLEDRIVKNAFKKYVSEDKLELLCKKPIIATEEEISQNPRSRSAKLRLARVI, from the coding sequence ATGATTACTCACATCCCTGTACTTGCAAGTGAAATCATCGAAGCCTTGGCTATAGAACCTGGCAAAATCTATGTCGATGGTACTACTGGCGGCGCTGGACATTCACGAATGATACTTGCAGCTAAGCCGAAGCACTTGTACTCCTTTGATCAGGATAAAGAAGTCGTAGATCGCGTCGAAGCGGAGCGAAGACGGATTAATTGTAACGAAGCCTTGCCCCGTCGTAACGAAAGCGAAGACAGGTGGAGCCTAATTCACAGCAACTTCAAAAACATTTGGTCTTACTGCAAAACAAACAAGATCAAAATCAACGGCGGCATTTTACTTGATCTCGGACTGAGCTCTATCCAGCTTGACGACCCGCACCGCGGCTTTAGTTTCAAATATAATAGTGATCTTGATATGCGCATGGATCAAGGACTAGAATTTTCTGCCAAAGACATCGTCAACCAATATAATGAAAAAGATCTTGCCGATATCATCTTTAGATATGGTGAAGAGCGCAAATCAAGACAGATAGCAGCAGCAATAATCAAATATCGTCCATTTGACACTAGTGAAAAACTCGCTGAGCTAATCAAAATCATTTATGCTCGCGGCTCTAACGGCAAAACATTTAGGATTCATCCAGCAACAAAAACTTTTCAAGCATTGCGTATTGAAGTTAATAAAGAGCTTGAAGTGCTCGAAGAATTTCTAGAACTTGATTTTGATGTTTTGCAGCCAGGCGCAGTACTAGCGATTATTTCTTTTCATTCACTTGAAGATAGAATTGTCAAAAATGCCTTCAAGAAATATGTCTCTGAAGACAAGCTAGAACTACTTTGCAAAAAACCAATCATTGCAACAGAAGAGGAAATCTCCCAAAACCCGCGCTCAAGAAGTGCCAAACTACGTTTGGCAAG